TCGCCTGTTCAAAATGGTTGGCATAAAGGTGCGCATCACCAAGAGTATGGACAAAATCCCCGGCCTTCAGGCCACAGACCTGCGCCACCATCATCGTGAGCAGCGCATAAGAAGCAATATTAAACGGCACACCGAGGAAAATATCCGCTGAGCGCTGATAAAGCTGGCAGGACAATTTGCCGTCCGCCACATAAAACTGAAACAAGCAGTGGCAAGGCGGCAGCGCCATTTCATCAACCAGCGCCGGATTCCACGCTGAAACAATCAGCCGCCGCGAATCGGGGTTTTTGCGAATCATTGCAAGCACATCGGCGATCTGGTCGATATGCCGCCCGTCCGGCGCAGGCCATGAGCGCCATTGATAACCATAAACCGGCCCCAGATTGCCGTTTTCATCCGCCCATTCATTCCAGATGGACACGCCGTTTTCCTTCAGCCAGGCGATATTGGTGTCCCCCTTCAAAAACCACAGCAATTCATAAATAATGGAACGCAAGTGCAGTTTTTTGGTGGTCAGCAACGGAAAGCCCCGCGCCAGATCAAAACGCATCTGATAGCCAAAAACCGAGCGGGTGCCGGTGCCGGTGCGGTCCGGACGGTCGACACCGTTATGCAGAACATGGGAAAGAAGGTCGAGATAATTTTTCATGAGCGTGGCTTATGTCCAGTCGGGAATATCAATGGGACATAAACCATATTTAGCAGCTCCCGGCAATATTTTACCCCGGGATCGCGCCAAGCTTGCCCAGTTTTTTTGCGACCAGATAATAAAAGGTTATACGGCTTTTGTTATGGGTGTCCTTCATCTGTCTGGCGACATGGGCGACAGCCTCATGGGCCGCGCTGGCGCTGGCGCCCAGCCTGTCCTGTGCCCATTTTTCCTCAACATAGGTCACTTCCTGCTCCTCTGATGTCGCAACAAACTGTGCGTCATGATTCTGAATGGTCGGCAACAGGTAATGCGTCAGCCTTTCAACCGCCCCCCGGTCCGGGTGTGAATCAAATCTTTCAATGTCCGCCAGGCATTTTTCAAGATCATATGTCGGATAGCTCATAGATATTTTCCTCAAACTTTAAAAATCTGTTATGCAGATTTAAATGGGCGATAAAACAAAAGCGGCAAGCCCCCTTTGCATTTTGCCGGAAAAACGGGTATAATGGTTGCGCCGGAGCAATCCGGCTATGGTGATAAACGGGCTGTGAAATAAACCGATTGGACCCGGGGGCGGTACCCGGCGCCTCCACCACAGGGCATTTGCAAAGCTGCTCTGTGGCGGGGGCGAAACAGGATCGACAAAGGCGTAAAGACTGATCTTTCACCCGGCATTGTACCACCGTTATCGGGCTGACTTGGTAGTTGCAAATGACAACTATGCGGAGGCTCGTCTCGCTGCCTAATGGCGGTGCGACAGCTTCAACTTAAGTCTTGTTCCGTCGCAGGAACAAGCGGGGTTCGGAGGCACCTGGCAACAGAAGCCTTCACTTTGCTTTAACGTACACTCAAGGAATATGTCGTAAAGGCATATTGAAAGGTGGCACATGGCCGACGACCGGATTCATTATGAAGTTCTTGTTCAGGACGCCCTGCGCAATGTCATTCGCGCGGTTCTGACCGAAGTAACAAAAACAGGCCTGCCGGGCGAACATCATTTTTTCATCACCTTTGCCACAACAGCGGCAGGGGTGCAGATTTCGCCGCGCCTGCGCGAGCGCTTTCCCGAACAGATGACCATTGTGCTGCAGCACCAGTTCCGTGACCTGCTGGTGGAACCGGAGCGTTTCAGCGTGACGCTGTCCTTTAACGATGTGCCGGAAAAGCTGGTTATTCCTTTTCATGCCGTGCAGGTTTTCTATGACCCTGCCGCAGCCTTTGAGGCGGCCTTTGAGAGTGTGGAACAACAGAATACCGCAGTTGAAGAAGCACAGGCGGCCGGGGCGGAAAACGCTGCCTCACCCTTGCCGGAAGCCGTACAGGCCCAGGGGGCTGATGTGGTTTCGCTTGATGCGTTCCGCCGCAACAGATAGTTCGTCCCATGGGCGACATTATCAACCTCAGGACACAGCGCAAACGCAAACGCCGGGCGGAAGAAGCGCGCAAGGCACAAGAAAACCGTGTGTCTTTTGGCCGCACCGGGCCCGACAAGCAGCTTGAGCGGCTGAAACAGGGGCGGGACCGGCGTTTTCTTGATCAAAACAGGTTGGAACGTCAAACAAGCCATGCAGACAATCAACTGGAACAAAGCAGCGATCCGCAAGGTCTCCGTCCGTCTTGACGGCCACGCCACCAGTTTCTCACTGGAACAGCCGTTTCTGGATATTCTGAAAACCATGGCGCAAAACCGCAAAATCGCTTTTGCCCGCCTTGTCGCGCAGATTGATGAAAGCCGACCTGCCCATATCAACCTGTCTTCAGCGTTGCGGCTTGCAGTTCTCGAAAGCCTGACAAAGCATATTGCATCTCCAGCTGTAAACCATTAAAAAACATCCATGGACTATTTTAACCACGATAGAATGACAACAGGCTTGAAAAACGCCGAAGATCTGGCGGAGTTTTCTGTTACAGCTGTTCTGAAGCGTGATGTTTTCTCAGAAACACGCATGGGCTTTTTTATTGATGATCCCCATACCCGCCTTATCCGCCGTATTGTCACCGCGGCTCCATGGTGGTCGCGTCCGCTTGCCTGGTGTCTCGCCCGGCGTGAAATCCGCGGGTTGAAAAAAGTGCGCGGCCTTGCCGGTGTGCCGCAACTGATCGCGCTTGACAAGCACGGCCTTTACCGCTCATGGACAGAAGGCACGCCACTGCATCTCGCACGCCCTGATCAAGCGGAGTTTTACCACAGCGCCCACAGGATTCTGCGCGACCTGCGCCGGCTTGGCGTGACACATAATGACCTTGCCAAGCCGCAAAACTGGCTGATGACACCGCAAGGCAGGGCGGAGCTGATCGACTTTCAGCTTGCCAGCGTGCATAAAAGACGCGGGGGCCTTTACCGCTATTTCGCTTACGAGGATTTTCGCCATCTTATCAAACAGAAGCGCAGCTTTGCGCCGCATCTGATGACGGCAACTGAATGGCGCATTGTCAATAACCGTTCCTGGCCGTCACGGCTGTGGCTTGCCACCGGCAAGAAGGTGTATAACTTTTTCACCCGCAGCCTGTTCAACTGGTCAGACGGGGAAGGCACCGGTGACCGGCTGCAATTGCAGGGGCCGTCCATCACCCGCCAGTTGCAGGCTGATGATGATATCCGCGCTGTCGCATTGAGCCTTTATTCCCTGCCCGCCAAGGGCGTGGGGCTTTATGCCTTTGTCGAAACCGACACCCATGATGAAAAATCCATCCGCAAGCTGCTGAAGGGCCAGAAGGTTGAACTGATCCAACCGGTCAGCACCCTGCCGCGGCGCAAGGACGGCACTGTGCGCGCCGATATTTTGCAGCTTATCGCC
This is a stretch of genomic DNA from Candidatus Tokpelaia hoelldoblerii. It encodes these proteins:
- the sspB gene encoding Stringent starvation protein B (bhsal12730), which codes for MADDRIHYEVLVQDALRNVIRAVLTEVTKTGLPGEHHFFITFATTAAGVQISPRLRERFPEQMTIVLQHQFRDLLVEPERFSVTLSFNDVPEKLVIPFHAVQVFYDPAAAFEAAFESVEQQNTAVEEAQAAGAENAASPLPEAVQAQGADVVSLDAFRRNR
- a CDS encoding Hypothetical protein (bhsal12720), whose translation is MSYPTYDLEKCLADIERFDSHPDRGAVERLTHYLLPTIQNHDAQFVATSEEQEVTYVEEKWAQDRLGASASAAHEAVAHVARQMKDTHNKSRITFYYLVAKKLGKLGAIPG
- a CDS encoding Serine/threonine protein kinase (bhsal12760); protein product: MDYFNHDRMTTGLKNAEDLAEFSVTAVLKRDVFSETRMGFFIDDPHTRLIRRIVTAAPWWSRPLAWCLARREIRGLKKVRGLAGVPQLIALDKHGLYRSWTEGTPLHLARPDQAEFYHSAHRILRDLRRLGVTHNDLAKPQNWLMTPQGRAELIDFQLASVHKRRGGLYRYFAYEDFRHLIKQKRSFAPHLMTATEWRIVNNRSWPSRLWLATGKKVYNFFTRSLFNWSDGEGTGDRLQLQGPSITRQLQADDDIRAVALSLYSLPAKGVGLYAFVETDTHDEKSIRKLLKGQKVELIQPVSTLPRRKDGTVRADILQLIAMNQMTELDTVLTHEPELGPLITPIAENRLNFTDRRITATEGK
- the thyA gene encoding Thymidylate synthase (bhsal12710), with the translated sequence MKNYLDLLSHVLHNGVDRPDRTGTGTRSVFGYQMRFDLARGFPLLTTKKLHLRSIIYELLWFLKGDTNIAWLKENGVSIWNEWADENGNLGPVYGYQWRSWPAPDGRHIDQIADVLAMIRKNPDSRRLIVSAWNPALVDEMALPPCHCLFQFYVADGKLSCQLYQRSADIFLGVPFNIASYALLTMMVAQVCGLKAGDFVHTLGDAHLYANHFEQAKIQLSRTPLALPAMQLDPDVHDLFAFRFEDFSLHNYEAAPHIKAPVAV
- a CDS encoding Putative DNA-binding protein (bhsal12750), producing MQTINWNKAAIRKVSVRLDGHATSFSLEQPFLDILKTMAQNRKIAFARLVAQIDESRPAHINLSSALRLAVLESLTKHIASPAVNH
- a CDS encoding Hypothetical protein (bhsal12740) yields the protein MGDIINLRTQRKRKRRAEEARKAQENRVSFGRTGPDKQLERLKQGRDRRFLDQNRLERQTSHADNQLEQSSDPQGLRPS